In Drosophila simulans strain w501 chromosome X, Prin_Dsim_3.1, whole genome shotgun sequence, one DNA window encodes the following:
- the LOC6725550 gene encoding lysophosphatidylcholine acyltransferase, with protein MTTSTIKPTGGEEVPPAGVVGDVADVGVAASLTKRDSEEDTWASKGYNYINPFVHRIEIDSHIEVAKIYVLTVLLLPIRVVGCVLSLISAWMFACIGLYGMTLDDLKAKPLTGWRKQMQCMTARGMRMVYTFGSFHYVTMKGRAATAKEAPILVVAPHSSYVDSILVVASGPPSIVAKRETADIPLLGKIINYAQPIYVQREDPNSRQNTIRDIVDRARSTDDWPQVVIFAEGTCTNRTALIKFKPGAFYPGVPVQPVLLKYPNKYDTFTWTWDGPGVLRLLWLTMTQFYNRCEIEYLPVYTPSEDEVADANLYANNVREVMAKALGVPTSDYSFEDVIVMSRARDMKIPFPGDIVEIERTMEKLGLIESQRDAELCKGFLRLANTDRLDIITFGELLQVDLKNTHLHKLFALLDHRRAGTVSLKSFLLCSLFCKLKNSDLLTFLRALIHLYSESSQQIDRESFVRLMRHAGGKLNEQKAQALFYALDTDNLGYVSFDSFVELTEKQKSSFKFLYHKSEHIRRPKAVVTTAEN; from the exons ATGACAACGTCGACAATTAAGCCAACGGGCGGCGAGGAAGTTCCGCCGGCGGGGGTGGTGGGCGATGTCGCTGATGTGGGAGTGGCCGCCAGTTTGACGAAACGGGACTCCGAGGAGGATACGTGGGCATCCAAGGGGTACAACTACATAAATCCGTTTGTCCATCGCATCGAAATCGACAGTCACATAGAAGTGGCCAAG ATCTATGTGCTGACAGTTCTGCTCCTGCCCATCCGTGTGGTGGGCTGCGTCCTCTCCCTAATCTCCGCGTGGATGTTCGCCTGCATTGGACTCTATGGAATGACCCTGGATGATCTCAAAGCGAAACCCCTCACCGGCTGGCGGAA ACAAATGCAATGCATGACGGCCCGTGGGATGCGCATGGTGTACACCTTCGGATCGTTCCACTATGTGACCATGAAGGGTCGAGCGGCGACGGCGAAGGAGGCACCCATTCTGGTGGTGGCACCGCACTCCTCCTACGTGGACTCCATCCTGGTCGTGGCCAGTGGCCCGCCCTCGATAGTGGCCAAGCGGGAGACGGCGGACATACCGCTGCTCGGAAAGATCATCAACTATGCCCAGCCCATCTATGTGCAGCGCGAGGATCCCAATTCGCGCCAGAACACCATACGTGACATTGTCGACCGAGCCCGCTCCACAGACGACTGGCCACAGGTGGTCATCTTCGCCGAGGGCACCTGCACCAATCGCACGGCTCTGATTAAGTTCAAACCGGGCGCATTCTATCCGGGTGTGCCCGTCCAGCCGGTGCTCCTTAAGTATCCAAATAAATATGACACTTTCACCTGGACCTGGGACGGACCGGGAGT ATTACGCCTTCTCTGGCTGACGATGACGCAGTTCTATAACCGCTGCGAGATCGAATATCTGCCTGTGTACACACCATCGGAGGACGAGGTGGCTGATGCCAATCTGTATGCCAACAATGTGCGCGAGGTGATGGCCAA GGCCTTGGGTGTGCCCACCTCGGATTATTCGTTCGAGGATGTGATTGTGATGAGTCGTGCCCGCGACATGAAGATTCCCTTTCCTGGCGACATCGTCGAGATCGAGCGCACCATGGAGAAGCTGGGCCTGATCGAGAGCCAACGGGACGCGGAGCTGTGCAAGGGCTTCCTTCGTTTAGCCAACACGGATAGGTTGGACATCATCACGTTTGGCGAGCTGCTCCAGGTGGATCTAAAGAACACCCATCTGCACAAGCTGTTTGCCCTGCTCGATCAC CGACGGGCGGGCACAGTGAGTTTAAAAAGCTTCCTGCTTTGCTCCCTCTTCTGCAAACTGAAGAATTCCGATCTTCTGACCTTCCTGCGTGCCCTCATCcat CTCTACAGCGAATCCAGTCAGCAAATCGACAGGGAAAGCTTTGTGCGATTAATGAGACACGCTGGCGGCAAGCTAAATGAACAAAAGGCCCAGGCGCTCTTCTATGCTCTGGATACCGACAACCTGGGCTACGTATCCTTCG ATTCCTTTGTGGAGCTCACGGAGAAGCAGAAATCGAGCTTTAAATTCCTGTATCACAAATCGGAGCACATACGGCGACCGAAGGCAGTCGTCACAACGGCCGAGAACTGA
- the LOC27206354 gene encoding transmembrane protein 256 homolog, translated as MSMAETLDYLILGNPFSQIVIASANAVLESIGLEDWKMPVEDSVVALHPSAQSYMRSHSSLYCLAGYHYHFMRLAGIGGASAIFMSAYCKYVLRDIESIREQLDSQAFADVANRIHFLHSFALMAMPLAHYPFLTGTLMITGTLAFSGSMYYRALTGEKWMQPYATLGGFCLMAAWLSLVL; from the coding sequence ATGTCAATGGCCGAAACGCTGGACTATCTCATCCTGGGCAATCCATTCAGTCAGATTGTCATCGCGTCGGCGAACGCCGTCTTGGAGAGCATCGGACTGGAGGATTGGAAAATGCCAGTGGAGGATTCCGTCGTGGCACTGCATCCTTCGGCGCAATCGTATATGCGTTCGCATAGCTCACTGTACTGCCTCGCCGGATATCATTACCATTTTATGCGGCTAGCCGGGATCGGCGGCGCATCGGCCATCTTTATGAGTGCCTACTGCAAGTATGTGCTGCGGGACATCGAAAGCATCAGGGAGCAACTGGACTCGCAGGCGTTTGCCGATGTGGCCAATCGCATCCACTTCCTGCACTCCTTTGCACTGATGGCCATGCCCCTGGCCCATTATCCATTCCTCACCGGCACCCTGATGATCACCGGGACCCTCGCCTTCAGCGGCTCCATGTACTATCGCGCCCTAACGGGTGAGAAATGGATGCAGCCGTATGCCACACTGGGAGGATTCTGCCTGATGGCCGCCTGGTTGTCATTGGTGCTATAG